CCCAAACTAAATAGTCCGCTCAAAAATTTAAGTTACACCTTTAACTGGCTGTCTATACTTCGGAGTAATTTTCAATGGCGAATATTGTAGATAATTTATTAGGTGGAATTCTTGGTTCTAAGAAAAATGGTTCTGGGAAAAAAGGTAAATATTTCCTAGAGTTGAAGGAATCTGAAGATCCCAAACCTAATCAAGCCGTAGCTAAAGTCGAAGCTGCTGTTTCTCAGGTAGGAGAAAATGTATCCAAAGCTGTAGACTCGGTTAAGCCTAAAGTAGAAGCTGCTGCCTCCCAGGTAGGAGAAAATGTATCCAAAGCTGTAGACTCGGTTAAGCCTAAAGTAGAAGCTGCTGTCTCTCAGGTAGAAGCGACTGTCTCCCAAGTAGTAGAAACAGTCAAACCTGAAGCTGCTAACGAGAAAAAGAGCAAACGCACCAGCGTCAAAGACAAAGCCACCAAGAAACAACAAGCCACATCTCAGCCAGCACCTGCTGTAGATCCAGCACCAGCCGCCGCAACTGCTAAAGTCGCTAAATCAGCGCAATCAGATCTTAAAACCTTTTCACCCTACCTGAATGTCAATTTTGTGAGCAGCAGTCGCCGTCGTCCAGGACCTAGCTTAGATGCTTTTAAAAGCATGGCGAAGGAAGTAGGACCACGCAGATAGAAAAGTTAGAGATTTGATTTTTTTGGCATTGCTGACTTGAAGTATGAATTGTCGATTGTCGATCGGGTTTTCTTTCGCCCCGATCTCTCACTGTTCCGAATTCTGACTTCTGTACGGGCGCAACGCGTTGCGCCCCTACTTCTGACTCCTGACTTCTGACTTCTGCTGACTTCATTTAATGTGATGTTCGCGCATCGAAGCTAAAGTACTGTAAAGATGAAAAGCAGCATCCCAGGTGCTTTCTTGACGGCGGAAGAGGTAAATGTGAGCCGGAAAACGCTCTAAAAGTTCGGCTTTATCCACTACGCTTTGAGCAAAAATATCAAATTCTGACCAAACAGGAAGGGGATTTAGGTGACTGGCGACGTATTTCAGTAAATTGTTCCATTTAAGCCGAATCGTACTTTGGCTAAAACGGTCATCCTGGTTTTGGCTTGAGGTGAATCTAACTCCTTGATGAAACTGGTAATCGCGATCGCACAAGCGTAAAATAGTCTTTTGTGCCTGCAATTGTAAATCCCAGACCCCTACATAATCTAAAATTTGGGTTTTCCTTACACCCTTGTTGCGAATACCTATATCGAAAACTTCTTCAAATAAAGGTAATAAACCTTCAACCTTTTGAGTTACTTGCGACCAGTTAAAAGTAAATGATTCTAAGGTTTCCCGTTCCCCTTTACCATCAGAAAAGTAACCTATAGCTTGAACCGCAGATTGGGGATTTTCTGGCTCAACTAGTTGGAAATACTTGACATTAAAGACTTTAATCTCGGTTAGTTGACTGAGGGGAACTGCAAAACAGGGAATTTCTGCTTGCTGTAATTGCTGGGAATAGTACTGCATTTTGGCGATCGCTCCTTGACGGTAAAGCCGCCATCCCCGATTCGGAATATGCAATCTAGCCGTTTGGGGATCTATTTCCATAATTTTGGCAAAAACAGGAGCCAATGAAGGCTTTGATGCTGAATGTATCCCTTCTAGAATCAATACTCCTAAAGTTTTGCCTTCGGGTTGAGCCATTGCTTGAGCGATCGCTTGTTCTCTTTGTTGACAAGCTATATTTTCCAAGCGTTCTAACCCTTGGCGTGCTTCGAGAATTAGTTTTTGGTTAGTGGAATTTTGCAGTAGCTGTCGATAGATAGCTTCAGCTTTTTGCCACTCACTAGTAGCTTCGTGTAAAGATCCTAAATACAGGTGCAGCCAGGGATTATCTGGTTCTTCGCTAGAGAACTCTTTTAGTAAAGCATCCGCTTTTTGATAATCTTTGTCTGCAAAAGCGGTGGCAATTTGCTCAAGCATGGCTCATGGGGTAATATGTGCAATCTATATGTTCATAGTTCCCCATATAGGTCACGAAAATTTACACTACAGGTTCATCAATTTGGCTGAAAAATATGAGGATTGGCGATCGGCTTGAAGAGATGGCTGACTTCTAACTTACGCAAAGCAGCACTAGTTTTTGCTTAACTCTGCGGTTTTTGCAGAACCATTACATCTGATAACAGCAAATTCAGCCACTTTAGTTTCTAATGCTAGCTGGCGCTGCCTACCTAATTGCATTTCTACGACTACAGGAGTTAAGCGTTGATTAATTTCTGCGGTTAGCTCTTGCTGCCATTTATATAATCTTAAATGGACTTGCAAAACTTCTAGGAGTTGGTTTTCCACCTCTAAACCTTCTAAGCTTAGCAAACGCTCTTGGAGATGAGCGATCGCCGTTTCTTGTTCTTGAAGACGTGGCTCTAGAGTTAGATTGGGTTGAGAAACTAGTTGTTTTAGCTGTTCCAAGGTAGACTGTTGAGCCATCAAATCTAGTGCTTCAATTTTGGCTAAGCGGTTTTGGAGTTCTTTGAGAAGAGATGAATTGGGATCTTTACCATTAGAAGAGTTTAATTGAGCAAATTTATTGCCAAAATCAGAGATGAGACGTTGGTTATATTGATGCTCTCGATCTAAATCTGCTGTTTGAGTGGCAATTTGAGCTAATCTGATGTGGAGTTGTGATTGCTCGTGAATCAGTTTTTTGATGCGATCGTTAGTTAATTCTTGAACTTCCTGGAGATTTTCCCAAGCTGGCGCTTGATTTTGCCTTGAAGGTAGTGCTGGTGCAGATTGCTCAATTTCATCCAAACGACGATAAACTCTCGCCATTGCTACAGATAAATGTTGGCTTTGCTTTTCCCAGCGATAGCGATTGAGTAAATTTAAGCACAGAGACAGAGATATAGGCGCGGCTACATAAGCTACTTGTGCAGAAATAGCAGACGCAAACACTCCTACAACTGAAGCACCTACAGCCGCACACTCGGCAATTTTCCAAATAGCTTGACTTTGAGCCAATTCAGATGGTTGTAGCTCTTGATTTCTCACAGCAACGCTTTCTCCTAGAGATGTAGTTAGATACAATATGCCCTCCATCCCAGGAAAAACTCACAACCACTATTAAATTAAGTCAGAAGGTAGGGGCGCAACGCGTTGCGCCCCTACAGAAGTATATTAGAGACGTTGCATTGCAACGTCTCTACGTTTGGATCTGTAGCAGGTATTGAGCTATAAAATCCGAGATCTATAACCTAGCGCATTGATCTTCTTTATTTCCTTGAACTACGTTTCCTCCTCCTGTCGGCGCTGGGCGATTCTCTTTGCATTGTAGGTTACCGTCAATCCGGTTGCTTTGAATTACTACCCCACTTGTATTTTGGAAAGCTTGTAAATCAGCGCCAATTTTGTTACTACGAGCGCTTAAAGCCCCAGAATTAGACTCCATCTGTAAACTGCCATTAATAGTCACCCCAACAATGCTAGCGGCTCTTCCTTGTTTAAGCTGAATGCTACCGCCAACTGATGATGTACCGCCAACGTTGACTCTAGTTGCGTTTTCAGCTTGGATGTTACCAATAACTCTGATGTTCGTCCCTGCTAGACTAGCATTCGATCCCACCACTATACTTCCTTGAACTCTAGTACCACTGAGGGTACAAGAAGCTCCATCTGGAACTTTGAGGTTGTCTACAGTAATACTTCCAATGCTTCCGCGACAAATTCTTTCTTCTGCTTGACTGACTTGAGGTAAGACAAAGTTACTTCCCACTAACACAGTCATTAGAGATAAGACAGTAATTGCTTTCATAATTGTGGTTTATTACTCTTTACATACCTCTCATAGTAGGAAGCAAATTTAAGAAGTCTCTGAAGGTTAAATGAGAAACTTCTCATGAATCTTCAATTCCGTCTTTACTTTAGATATAGGATTAAATCTGCCAAATGCGGTCTAAGTGTGGGCGATCGCCACTCAATACTAGCGGTGTAGCTCAAATCAACCTCGCAATCTATAACCCATACCCCTGACTGTTTCTATGCAGTCACTGCCTAACTTTTTCCGCAGATAACCGATATAGACATCCACAATATTAGAGCCAGGATCGTAATTGTATCCCCATACCCGATCTAATAATTGCTCTCTACTCAAGACTTGTCCTCGGTGACGTATTAAAGTCTCAATCGCGGTAAACTCTCGCGCTGATAATTCAACTTCTCGTCCGTCTACATATACCTTTCGAGTACGTAAATTTAGGGATATCGAGCCTACTTTGAGTTCTATTTTCTCTTTAACGGCGACTGACTGCGAATCGCGCAATCGTAACCGGATTCTGGCTAAAAGCTCTTGAAAGCTAAAAGGTTTGGTCATGTAATCGTCTGCTCCTCCTTCCAAGCCTGCTATTTTACGATCGAGGTCGTCGCAAGCAGTGAGGATAATAATTGGTAAGGTGGCTCCTTGACCCCGCAATTCTTCTAAGATATCCAAGCCATCTTTGCCAGGAAGACCTAAATCTAGCAACATTAAGTCAAAACCGGTATCTAACCCTAAAGAAACTATTTCTTGCGGTTCGGCGGATACTAATGTGGTAAAACCATTAGCGCGCAATCCTTTTTCAATAAAGGAAGCAATCCGTTTTTCGTCTTCTGCAATTACAATTCGATTCATATTTCACCTTTGAGCTAATTTTTCAACGGTTCGGTAGGTAGAACTAGAGAAAAAGTAGAACCAAATCCGAGTTTGCTAAAGAGTTCTACTCGACCATCATGAGCTTGGGCGATCGCTTGAACAATGGATAAACCCAATCCGCAGCCATCAGAACACCTGCGGCTGTTAGCTGCACGAGCAAAACGCTCAAAAACTCGCTGGTGGTCTTCTTCACCAATGCCTATACCTGTATCGCGCACCCACAACCGGACAAAATCGCGATCTAAAATTGCACCCAGAGCAATCGTGTCTGTTTCTGTGGTGTATTGAGTGGCATTTTCGATTAAGTTGATTAAAGCTTGGGTGAGGCGCTGGCGATCGCCTACAAATATACCTACAGCTTGAGCGTCAAATTTCCACTGGCGCTCTGCTAATGCAGTCGCTTTAGTATAAATTTCTTGGGTGAAAGTATTAATATCTATGGTTTCTAGCTGTAAAAAATCTGGTCTTTCCGACTTGGTAAGCAGCATCAACTCTTCTACCATCCGAGTCATGCGATCTAACTCGTCAATGACCAATTCCACAGTTTCTTTTTGCTCTTGAGGATCGTCCCCCATCAATTCTATATGACCCCTGATAATGGCGATTGGGGTGCGTAATTCGTGTCCTGCGTTATTAATAAAAGCTTTTTGACTGTTAAAGGTATTTTGGAGTCGATCTAGCATCTTGTTAAAAGTTATGCCTAGTTCTCCTATTTCTCCAGAACTTTGGATGGGAATTCTGTGATTGAGGTTTGATTGACCGATCGAACGAGCAGTAGTCGCAAGAGATCGTAATGGTTTGAGGACTTGGGCTGAAGCAATCCAACCTAAAGCCAAAGCCGATACTAATCCTACTAGTAAAACTTGAGATACGGTAAATATTACATCTTGAGCTTCTCGTGTTTCCCCAGCAGTGGTGTGAGCAATGACAAATACTCCTTTGACTTTACTGTCTATAACTATGGGGGTAGCAATATAGATGATATTGCCGAATTTAGGATCTGAAATAATTTCTTCTCCCTCTTTTCTTTCAGCCAAATTAGCCCAACGCAACATCAATTCTCGGTCTTCTTGCAAGATATCTGGTTTGGCTCTGGGACTAGAGCGGCTAAACTTACCGTTAACGAAGCTAATTAAAAATGTATCGTCTTCAGGAATCTGATTGAAGAAAAACTCTTGAAAAGCTTCTTTGAGATCTTCTGAGGTGAATTCTCTTGACTGAGCAACTTGGGTGGAAATAAATTTTTCTAATGTTTCTACTTCCTCTGCTAAATCTTGTCTGACTCGGCGATCGACTTGGTAAAAAACAATTTCGGAAAAGATAGGTACTGATAAACCGATAAAACCGACCATTAATAAGCCGTACCAAGCTAAAATTCGGTTCCGTGCTTCCCAAAACAAACCTTTAGTTTGAGCTAAGCGGATTGGTACTGTTGTTTTAGCTGATAAATTGGACTTTAAAACTAATTTTCTGGTATCGACCATGAAAATCTTTCTCTAGATTGCGCGGGAGTAGGTAAATAAGTTCCCGATCTAGTTGACTTCTATTTTGGGCAATCTGTTCCATTATTTTCATGGCTGGGTGTGGGTTATGAGATGCAGTTTGCCGAAAAAATAGCCAATAATTCGGAATAGTGAGCGAGTGGGGCGAAAGAAAACCCAA
The sequence above is drawn from the Merismopedia glauca CCAP 1448/3 genome and encodes:
- a CDS encoding tetratricopeptide repeat protein yields the protein MLEQIATAFADKDYQKADALLKEFSSEEPDNPWLHLYLGSLHEATSEWQKAEAIYRQLLQNSTNQKLILEARQGLERLENIACQQREQAIAQAMAQPEGKTLGVLILEGIHSASKPSLAPVFAKIMEIDPQTARLHIPNRGWRLYRQGAIAKMQYYSQQLQQAEIPCFAVPLSQLTEIKVFNVKYFQLVEPENPQSAVQAIGYFSDGKGERETLESFTFNWSQVTQKVEGLLPLFEEVFDIGIRNKGVRKTQILDYVGVWDLQLQAQKTILRLCDRDYQFHQGVRFTSSQNQDDRFSQSTIRLKWNNLLKYVASHLNPLPVWSEFDIFAQSVVDKAELLERFPAHIYLFRRQESTWDAAFHLYSTLASMREHHIK
- a CDS encoding response regulator transcription factor, translated to MNRIVIAEDEKRIASFIEKGLRANGFTTLVSAEPQEIVSLGLDTGFDLMLLDLGLPGKDGLDILEELRGQGATLPIIILTACDDLDRKIAGLEGGADDYMTKPFSFQELLARIRLRLRDSQSVAVKEKIELKVGSISLNLRTRKVYVDGREVELSAREFTAIETLIRHRGQVLSREQLLDRVWGYNYDPGSNIVDVYIGYLRKKLGSDCIETVRGMGYRLRG
- a CDS encoding sensor histidine kinase, which encodes MVDTRKLVLKSNLSAKTTVPIRLAQTKGLFWEARNRILAWYGLLMVGFIGLSVPIFSEIVFYQVDRRVRQDLAEEVETLEKFISTQVAQSREFTSEDLKEAFQEFFFNQIPEDDTFLISFVNGKFSRSSPRAKPDILQEDRELMLRWANLAERKEGEEIISDPKFGNIIYIATPIVIDSKVKGVFVIAHTTAGETREAQDVIFTVSQVLLVGLVSALALGWIASAQVLKPLRSLATTARSIGQSNLNHRIPIQSSGEIGELGITFNKMLDRLQNTFNSQKAFINNAGHELRTPIAIIRGHIELMGDDPQEQKETVELVIDELDRMTRMVEELMLLTKSERPDFLQLETIDINTFTQEIYTKATALAERQWKFDAQAVGIFVGDRQRLTQALINLIENATQYTTETDTIALGAILDRDFVRLWVRDTGIGIGEEDHQRVFERFARAANSRRCSDGCGLGLSIVQAIAQAHDGRVELFSKLGFGSTFSLVLPTEPLKN